In Sphingobium sp. Z007, one DNA window encodes the following:
- the dapA gene encoding 4-hydroxy-tetrahydrodipicolinate synthase, with protein MFSGSIPALVTPFRDGRVDEAAFRALVDWQIAEGSSALVPCGTTGESATMTVEEHNRVIAICVDQAAGRVPVIAGCGSNDTRIALEHMYAAQGAGANAALVVAPYYNKPNQDGVYQHFAYLAERCDLPIVLYNVPGRTITDIGVPVMYRLAEEYQSIVGIKDATGNLGRVTAQRLACGPDFCQLSGNDETALGFNAMGGKGCISVTANVAPRLCADFQAACARHDWDGALVLQDRLYPLHDALFSDSSPGPVKYALTRVRADMPSDVRLPITWPSESSRAAVDRALEIAGLV; from the coding sequence ATGTTTTCGGGCTCGATTCCGGCTCTGGTGACCCCGTTTCGCGACGGGCGGGTCGATGAGGCGGCGTTTCGCGCCCTGGTGGACTGGCAGATCGCGGAAGGATCGAGCGCGCTCGTCCCCTGCGGCACCACCGGCGAAAGCGCGACGATGACGGTCGAGGAGCATAATCGCGTCATCGCCATCTGCGTCGATCAGGCCGCCGGGCGCGTGCCTGTCATCGCGGGGTGCGGTTCCAACGACACCCGAATCGCTCTCGAACATATGTATGCGGCGCAAGGGGCCGGGGCGAACGCCGCGCTGGTGGTCGCGCCCTATTACAACAAGCCCAATCAGGATGGCGTCTATCAGCATTTCGCCTATCTCGCCGAACGCTGCGACCTTCCGATCGTCCTCTACAATGTCCCTGGCCGCACCATCACCGACATCGGTGTGCCGGTGATGTATCGCCTGGCCGAGGAATATCAGTCGATCGTCGGGATCAAGGACGCGACCGGAAATCTGGGGCGTGTCACCGCCCAGCGCCTGGCCTGCGGCCCCGATTTCTGTCAACTGTCGGGCAATGACGAAACGGCGCTGGGTTTCAACGCGATGGGCGGGAAAGGGTGCATCAGCGTCACCGCCAATGTCGCGCCGCGCCTGTGCGCCGATTTCCAGGCCGCCTGTGCGCGCCATGATTGGGATGGCGCCTTGGTGTTGCAGGATCGTCTCTATCCCCTGCACGATGCCCTGTTCAGCGATTCTTCACCCGGCCCGGTTAAATATGCGCTCACGCGCGTCCGCGCCGATATGCCCAGCGACGTCCGTCTGCCGATCACCTGGCCGTCGGAATCGAGCCGGGCGGCGGTCGACCGCGCGCTGGAGATTGCAGGATTGGTGTAA